One Methylophaga marina DNA window includes the following coding sequences:
- the fdhF gene encoding formate dehydrogenase subunit alpha, which yields MRIETFNPNKDYGTPARVSETLVTVEIDGVEITVPEGTSVMRAASLANINIPKLCATDNLESFGSCRLCAVQIEGRRGYPASCTTTVDEGMKVTTQNSKLAKLRRNVMELYISDHPLDCLTCPANGNCELQDMAGDVGLREVRYGYQGENHLDSEKDNSNPYFSFDPSKCIVCSRCVRACEEVQGTFALTIDGRGFDSKVAAGQDEDFMDSECVSCGACVQACPTSTLMEKSIIEMGQPEHSVVTTCAYCGVGCSFKAEMKGDQVVRMVPYKGGDANHGHSCVKGRFAFGYATHKDRIKAPMIRESITDPWQEVSWEEAINFAATRLKDIQAKYGRESVGGITSSRCTNEESYLVQKLVRAAFGNNNTDTCARVCHSPTGYGLKVTMGESAGTQNFDSVMKSDVIMVIGANPTDAHPVFGSLMRRRLREGADLIVADPRHIDLLKTPHLKKAQHLALRPGSNVALVNAIAHVVVTEGLEDRAFVEKRCDMESYEKWREFIRDERHSPEAVEATTGVAADKVRQAARTYATAKNGAIYYGLGVTENSQGSTMVMGIANLAMATGNIGREGVGVNPLRGQNNVQGSCDMGSFPHELPGYQHVSDDTARTHFESVWGVKLDNEPGLRIPNMFDSAIAGEFKALYVQGEDIAQSDPGTQHVEKALRSLECLIVQDLFLNETAKFAHVLLPGSSFLEKNGTFTNAERRINRVRKVMPALAGKEDWEITVDLSNALGYPMHYNHPSEIMDEIASLTPTFTGVNYDRLDELGSIQWPCNDENPVGMPTMHVDDFPIGKGRFSVTEYVATDERTNSRFPLLLTTGRILSQYNVGAQTRRTENQAWHDEDVLDIHPSDAELRGIKENDWLGITSRAGQTVLRARITDKVLPGVVYTTFHHPGSGANVITTDNSDWATNCPEYKVTAVQVERVSQPSEWQQNFKSFEALQMKLLKGADTAHSEVEAE from the coding sequence ATGAGAATTGAAACATTTAATCCAAATAAAGACTACGGTACACCAGCTCGTGTATCGGAGACCTTAGTAACAGTAGAAATTGATGGCGTGGAAATCACGGTTCCAGAAGGAACGTCAGTGATGCGTGCCGCCTCATTAGCGAATATCAATATTCCAAAATTATGTGCCACCGACAATCTGGAATCCTTTGGTTCCTGTCGTTTATGTGCTGTTCAGATTGAAGGACGACGTGGCTATCCGGCTTCATGTACAACAACTGTTGATGAAGGCATGAAAGTCACCACGCAAAACAGCAAGTTAGCGAAATTACGCAGAAATGTGATGGAGCTGTACATCTCGGACCATCCTCTAGATTGTTTGACTTGCCCTGCCAACGGTAACTGTGAACTACAGGACATGGCCGGTGATGTAGGGCTGCGTGAAGTACGTTATGGCTATCAGGGTGAAAACCATCTGGATAGTGAAAAAGACAATTCCAATCCGTATTTCAGCTTCGATCCAAGCAAATGTATCGTTTGTTCACGTTGTGTACGTGCCTGTGAAGAAGTGCAGGGCACCTTCGCTTTAACCATTGATGGTCGTGGTTTTGATTCGAAAGTCGCAGCGGGTCAAGACGAAGACTTTATGGATTCAGAGTGTGTGTCTTGTGGTGCCTGTGTACAGGCATGCCCAACGTCCACCCTGATGGAGAAAAGTATCATCGAAATGGGGCAACCTGAACACAGTGTTGTCACTACATGTGCCTATTGCGGTGTCGGTTGCTCATTCAAAGCAGAAATGAAAGGCGATCAGGTTGTTCGCATGGTGCCTTATAAAGGCGGTGATGCAAACCATGGTCACTCTTGTGTGAAAGGCCGTTTTGCCTTTGGTTATGCGACACATAAAGACCGCATTAAAGCGCCAATGATTCGTGAGTCGATCACAGACCCTTGGCAGGAAGTCAGCTGGGAAGAAGCGATTAACTTTGCAGCGACGCGTTTAAAAGATATTCAAGCGAAATATGGTCGTGAAAGTGTCGGAGGTATTACCTCATCACGTTGTACTAATGAAGAAAGTTATCTGGTTCAAAAATTAGTTCGTGCGGCGTTTGGTAATAACAACACGGATACCTGTGCACGCGTATGTCACTCACCGACTGGTTATGGTTTGAAAGTCACCATGGGTGAATCTGCGGGTACGCAGAACTTCGATTCTGTGATGAAATCTGATGTCATTATGGTTATCGGTGCTAACCCAACAGATGCGCATCCGGTGTTTGGTTCATTAATGCGTCGTCGTCTGCGTGAAGGGGCTGATCTAATTGTGGCCGATCCACGTCATATTGATTTGCTAAAAACACCACATCTGAAAAAAGCACAGCATTTAGCCTTACGTCCTGGTTCTAACGTGGCATTGGTCAATGCAATTGCCCACGTTGTGGTGACCGAAGGACTGGAAGACAGAGCGTTTGTTGAAAAACGTTGTGATATGGAAAGCTATGAAAAATGGCGTGAATTCATTCGTGATGAACGTCATTCACCTGAAGCGGTTGAAGCAACAACAGGTGTTGCGGCAGACAAAGTGCGTCAAGCGGCCAGAACTTACGCAACAGCGAAGAACGGTGCGATTTACTACGGTCTTGGTGTCACCGAAAATAGCCAAGGTTCAACTATGGTCATGGGTATTGCTAATCTCGCCATGGCAACGGGTAATATCGGTCGTGAAGGTGTGGGTGTAAACCCATTACGTGGTCAGAATAATGTGCAAGGTTCATGTGATATGGGCTCGTTCCCACATGAGCTGCCAGGTTATCAGCACGTTTCAGATGACACAGCACGCACACACTTCGAATCAGTCTGGGGTGTGAAACTGGATAATGAGCCAGGCCTGCGTATTCCAAACATGTTTGATTCAGCCATTGCTGGCGAATTTAAAGCCTTATATGTTCAGGGTGAGGATATTGCTCAGTCTGACCCTGGCACACAACATGTTGAAAAAGCCTTACGTTCTTTAGAGTGCTTGATTGTTCAGGATCTGTTCCTGAATGAAACAGCCAAGTTTGCTCATGTGTTATTGCCGGGGTCTTCATTCCTGGAGAAAAACGGTACATTCACTAACGCGGAGCGTCGTATCAACCGTGTACGTAAAGTGATGCCAGCATTAGCCGGTAAGGAAGACTGGGAAATCACAGTCGATTTATCGAATGCTCTCGGTTATCCAATGCATTACAACCATCCATCAGAAATTATGGATGAAATTGCCTCGCTGACACCGACCTTTACCGGTGTGAACTATGATCGTCTTGACGAGTTGGGCAGTATTCAATGGCCATGTAATGATGAAAATCCAGTTGGCATGCCAACCATGCATGTGGATGACTTCCCGATTGGTAAAGGTCGTTTCAGTGTTACAGAGTATGTAGCAACGGATGAACGTACTAACAGTCGTTTCCCATTATTACTGACGACAGGCCGTATCTTGTCTCAATACAACGTGGGTGCTCAAACTCGTCGTACAGAGAATCAGGCATGGCACGATGAGGATGTGTTAGATATTCACCCATCTGATGCGGAGTTACGTGGTATTAAGGAAAACGATTGGTTAGGTATCACCAGCCGGGCCGGACAAACGGTATTGCGTGCTCGTATTACCGATAAAGTCCTACCGGGCGTCGTGTACACCACATTTCATCATCCTGGAAGTGGTGCCAACGTCATTACCACTGACAACTCTGACTGGGCGACCAACTGTCCTGAGTATAAAGTGACAGCTGTTCAGGTTGAGAGAGTCAGCCAACCTTCAGAGTGGCAGCAAAACTTCAAATCATTTGAAGCGTTGCAGATGAAACTACTGAAAGGGGCAGACACCGCTCATTCAGAGGTAGAAGCTGAGTAA